One window from the genome of Candidatus Latescibacterota bacterium encodes:
- a CDS encoding PDZ domain-containing protein → MKKRPAVKLIGAAMLAVATMVFLVSAATVVASASTLPLMRFPDIHGNKIVFVCGEDIWTASTDGGIATRLTIHDGAERYPKFSPDGSLIAFTGTYDGNNDVYVMDVNGGNITRVTWHPGTDEVIGWHPSKNKIIFSSGRNAANRYSRLYMISPDGTGLEELIMHEAARGSFSPDGKKIAYNRVARAHRTWKRYKGGLAQDIYLFDFDKMQDRKLTEFDGTDRIPMWIGDRVYFSSDRDRVLNIYSIDPATGAFDQITDHKEYDIRRPSEGSGKIVYELGGDIWMLDAISGKTAKVDIQVMSDAEETRPYFKSVGTAVTDIDCSPAGERLLVSARGEIFSVPEEHGIVRNLSNSSGSREKDPVWSPDGSRVAYLSDKSGEYEIYIIAQDGSEEAVKLTSHKDGYRHSLLWSPDSRKIAYTDQTLTCYYVDVDSKKITKVDRAEHENVDVSLDLKPIYDFAWSPDSRYITYSKLTEEGIYQVFVYSLDTGKKHCVSDGLFNDFHPVFSRCGKHLLFVSNRRFSPTFCDFEWEMVYKDVAGIYSLTLEKGGQSLLPFRNDEVVVSGNGKEKGKKEKSNGDGPGSIDFDGIAGRIEHLPLPPGNYRYLSAGDGSIFYLHKDDGDFNRFEFRAMGRMNLFRFSLKDREAEKVIAGIDEYRLSSDGKKVVYRQGVNVGIIDASASDSKGDHVDLSGLSFLLDPVAEWRQIFDEAWRMERDFYYEPNMHGADWDAMKVKYGALIDRATCRQDLGFIVGELIGELNTSHTYVYGGDIKRNADRSGTGMLGVDWKVEKGSKYYRFGKIFRVPDWTREIIPPLARPGSEVADGEYLIAVNGVKATTNKNIYSYFQGLAGQHIKLLVNDKPSIKGAREINVAAANGERTLRHLDWVEHNRKLADEKSGGKIGYIHLPDTYLGSAREFPKYFYAQTRKKSLIIDGRFNAGGLDPAIFYQRLNKKHHTYWTRRYSADQGDPLLAPDAHMVCLTNRQAGSGGDMVPMEFQMMKMGPVIGTRTWGGLVGVSMFLRLIDGGGLTAPDYRIYTREGKWVVENEGVTPDIIVDLDPVEMSKGHDAQLEKAIEVLMEEMKKDPKTFPKHDPFKVDK, encoded by the coding sequence ATGAAGAAACGTCCCGCAGTAAAATTAATCGGGGCTGCAATGCTGGCAGTCGCGACAATGGTATTTCTGGTGAGTGCGGCGACCGTGGTTGCTTCAGCGAGCACTCTGCCTCTCATGCGTTTTCCCGATATCCATGGCAACAAGATCGTATTCGTGTGTGGAGAAGATATCTGGACCGCGTCCACGGATGGTGGGATCGCAACGAGGCTCACTATTCATGACGGAGCGGAACGATATCCAAAGTTTTCGCCCGACGGTTCATTGATAGCTTTTACAGGAACGTACGACGGGAACAACGACGTCTACGTGATGGATGTCAATGGCGGCAATATCACCCGGGTGACCTGGCATCCCGGCACCGATGAGGTGATCGGCTGGCATCCGTCAAAGAACAAGATCATCTTCAGTTCAGGCCGTAACGCGGCCAACAGGTATTCACGACTCTACATGATAAGCCCTGACGGGACCGGCCTTGAAGAGCTGATCATGCACGAGGCCGCCCGTGGTTCGTTCTCTCCCGATGGCAAGAAGATCGCCTATAACAGGGTGGCAAGGGCACACAGGACATGGAAGCGTTACAAGGGTGGACTTGCACAGGATATCTATCTTTTCGACTTCGATAAGATGCAGGACAGAAAACTGACCGAATTTGATGGTACCGATCGTATCCCAATGTGGATCGGCGACAGGGTGTATTTCAGCAGCGATCGGGACAGGGTCCTGAATATTTACTCTATCGACCCGGCGACCGGCGCTTTCGACCAGATCACGGATCATAAGGAATACGATATCCGTCGCCCCAGCGAAGGCTCGGGAAAGATCGTCTACGAACTGGGCGGCGATATCTGGATGCTTGATGCTATTTCCGGCAAGACGGCAAAAGTAGATATCCAGGTCATGAGCGACGCCGAGGAGACCAGACCTTATTTCAAATCTGTCGGAACGGCCGTGACGGACATCGACTGCTCCCCGGCAGGAGAGAGGTTGCTCGTGTCGGCCAGAGGTGAGATCTTCAGTGTGCCTGAGGAACATGGCATCGTTAGAAATCTGTCGAATTCGTCGGGCTCGAGGGAGAAGGATCCTGTGTGGTCGCCGGACGGAAGTCGCGTAGCATATCTGTCCGACAAGTCAGGCGAATACGAGATCTATATTATCGCTCAGGATGGCAGTGAAGAAGCCGTCAAGCTGACCAGTCACAAGGACGGCTATCGCCACTCCCTCCTGTGGTCTCCCGACAGCAGGAAGATAGCCTACACGGACCAGACATTGACATGTTACTACGTCGATGTCGACTCGAAAAAGATCACGAAGGTCGACAGGGCCGAACACGAAAATGTTGACGTATCTCTTGATTTAAAACCAATTTACGATTTTGCCTGGTCGCCGGACAGCAGGTATATCACCTACTCGAAGTTGACTGAAGAGGGCATCTACCAGGTTTTCGTATATTCACTCGATACGGGAAAGAAACACTGCGTGAGCGATGGATTGTTCAACGATTTTCACCCAGTGTTTTCCAGATGCGGGAAGCATCTGCTTTTCGTTTCGAACAGGCGTTTCAGTCCGACCTTCTGCGATTTCGAATGGGAAATGGTTTACAAGGATGTGGCGGGTATCTACTCACTGACCCTGGAGAAGGGCGGGCAGTCGCTGCTGCCGTTCAGGAATGACGAAGTCGTGGTCAGTGGGAACGGCAAGGAAAAGGGTAAGAAAGAAAAAAGTAACGGCGACGGGCCTGGCTCGATCGATTTTGACGGGATCGCCGGACGTATAGAACATCTGCCTCTGCCTCCCGGCAACTACCGTTACCTGTCAGCGGGGGATGGATCGATATTCTACCTGCATAAGGACGATGGTGATTTCAACAGGTTCGAGTTCCGCGCAATGGGCAGGATGAACCTTTTCCGATTCTCACTGAAAGATCGTGAGGCAGAGAAGGTCATTGCTGGTATCGACGAGTACAGGCTTTCATCGGATGGCAAAAAGGTCGTATACAGGCAAGGTGTCAATGTCGGAATCATCGATGCTTCCGCTTCCGATTCGAAGGGTGACCATGTCGATTTATCCGGGTTGAGTTTTCTTCTCGATCCTGTGGCCGAATGGCGGCAGATATTCGATGAAGCCTGGAGGATGGAGCGCGATTTCTATTATGAGCCCAACATGCACGGTGCCGACTGGGATGCAATGAAGGTGAAGTATGGAGCCCTGATCGACAGAGCTACTTGCAGGCAGGACCTCGGTTTCATCGTCGGCGAACTGATCGGTGAGCTCAACACTTCGCACACCTATGTCTATGGTGGCGATATCAAGCGGAACGCCGATCGTTCCGGGACCGGCATGCTCGGTGTTGACTGGAAAGTGGAAAAAGGCTCGAAATACTACAGGTTCGGGAAGATCTTCAGGGTGCCTGACTGGACCCGGGAGATCATTCCTCCGCTGGCGAGGCCGGGTTCGGAAGTAGCCGATGGTGAATACCTGATAGCGGTCAATGGTGTAAAAGCCACTACGAATAAAAACATCTACAGCTATTTTCAGGGGTTGGCTGGCCAGCATATAAAACTTCTGGTCAATGACAAGCCATCGATTAAGGGAGCACGCGAGATAAATGTCGCGGCCGCTAACGGAGAGAGGACACTGAGGCACCTGGACTGGGTAGAGCACAACAGGAAACTCGCCGACGAGAAGTCGGGAGGGAAGATAGGTTATATACATCTACCCGACACATACCTTGGCTCGGCCAGGGAATTTCCTAAATACTTCTACGCTCAGACTCGCAAGAAGAGCCTCATCATCGACGGCCGTTTCAATGCAGGCGGCCTCGATCCGGCTATCTTCTATCAGCGGCTGAATAAAAAACATCATACATACTGGACCCGTCGTTACTCGGCTGACCAGGGTGACCCGCTTCTGGCTCCCGATGCTCATATGGTCTGTCTGACGAACCGGCAGGCCGGCTCGGGTGGAGATATGGTCCCGATGGAGTTCCAGATGATGAAGATGGGCCCCGTGATAGGGACAAGGACATGGGGAGGCCTCGTAGGGGTCTCTATGTTCCTGAGGCTTATCGATGGTGGAGGACTGACAGCTCCCGATTACAGGATCTACACCCGGGAAGGTAAGTGGGTCGTCGAGAACGAGGGTGTCACTCCGGATATCATAGTCGATCTCGATCCGGTCGAGATGTCGAAAGGGCATGATGCCCAGCTGGAGAAGGCGATCGAGGTTCTGATGGAGGAGATGAAGAAAGACCCCAAAACGTTCCCGAAACATGACCCGTTCAAGGTCGATAAATAG
- a CDS encoding Nif3-like dinuclear metal center hexameric protein produces the protein MVQKTNRKTVTLGRLTDYLDDWLDIESYSRDSSLNGLQVEGSKTISKITLAVDACEQSILAAVRNRSDMLLVHHGLIWGGPAPITGIMARRIGMLLKHGISLYAAHLPLDCHPVTGNNSRIAQLLGIDPVEKFGEYQGYLIGFCGKLPSPLTVKAFSAKIRRMTGESVSTFAFGKDTVRKAGIISGGAASMVKAAAEAGCDTMLTGETAHSAYHTAREYGVNLICGGHYGTETFGVKALGEMIGSEFGINVQFVDIPTGL, from the coding sequence ATGGTACAGAAAACAAACAGGAAGACTGTGACTCTTGGACGTCTGACCGACTATCTGGACGATTGGCTCGATATCGAGTCATACAGTCGTGATTCGTCTTTGAACGGCCTCCAGGTGGAAGGCTCGAAAACTATATCGAAAATCACACTCGCCGTCGACGCTTGCGAACAGTCGATCCTTGCCGCGGTGAGAAACCGGAGCGATATGCTCCTTGTACATCACGGCCTGATCTGGGGCGGTCCTGCACCGATCACGGGGATAATGGCTCGACGAATAGGGATGCTCCTGAAACACGGCATCTCCCTCTATGCCGCCCACCTCCCACTCGACTGCCATCCAGTCACAGGAAATAACTCACGCATCGCGCAGCTGCTCGGAATCGACCCGGTGGAAAAGTTCGGAGAATACCAGGGATACCTGATCGGCTTCTGCGGAAAACTTCCTTCGCCTCTCACAGTCAAAGCCTTTTCCGCAAAGATCAGAAGAATGACCGGTGAAAGTGTCAGCACCTTCGCATTCGGAAAAGATACAGTCCGCAAAGCAGGCATTATCTCGGGAGGAGCCGCATCGATGGTAAAGGCCGCCGCCGAAGCAGGTTGCGATACGATGCTGACCGGCGAGACTGCACACTCGGCTTATCACACTGCCAGGGAATATGGGGTCAATCTGATCTGCGGTGGCCATTACGGCACCGAGACCTTCGGCGTGAAGGCGCTGGGAGAGATGATAGGATCCGAATTCGGGATCAACGTACAATTCGTCGATATTCCCACCGGACTCTGA